In Paenibacillus sp. FSL M7-0420, a single genomic region encodes these proteins:
- a CDS encoding alpha-ketoacid dehydrogenase subunit beta, which yields MAMMEYIDAIRLAMKEEMERDESVFVLGEDVGVKGGVFTTTKGLQEQFGAERVLDTPLAESAIAGVAIGAAMYGMKPIAEMQYSDFMLPATNQIISEAAKIRYRSNNDWNCPVVIRAPIGGGIFGGLYHSQCPESIFFGTPGLKIVAPYSAADAKGLLKAAVRDPDPVLFFENKKCYKLIKGDVPEGDYTVPIGEANLLREGSDITVIGYSLPLHFAMQAAEELEKEHGLTAHILDLRTLQPLDREAIIAAVRQTGKVLIVHEDNKTGGIGAEVAAIIAEHCLFDLDAPIFRLCGPDVPAMPISPPMEKFFLLSKDKVKAEMLRLAQY from the coding sequence ATGGCGATGATGGAATATATCGATGCAATCCGGCTGGCGATGAAGGAAGAGATGGAACGTGACGAGTCGGTGTTCGTGCTGGGTGAGGATGTCGGCGTGAAGGGCGGCGTCTTCACAACAACCAAAGGTTTGCAGGAGCAGTTCGGCGCAGAACGGGTGCTGGACACACCGCTTGCGGAATCTGCTATTGCAGGGGTGGCTATCGGTGCTGCAATGTATGGTATGAAGCCGATTGCCGAGATGCAGTACTCGGATTTCATGCTGCCCGCAACGAACCAGATTATCAGCGAAGCCGCCAAAATCCGCTACCGTTCCAATAATGACTGGAACTGTCCGGTCGTCATCCGTGCGCCGATCGGCGGCGGCATCTTCGGCGGGCTGTACCACTCGCAGTGCCCGGAGTCGATCTTCTTCGGGACGCCGGGACTTAAGATTGTGGCTCCTTATTCGGCTGCAGATGCCAAGGGCCTGCTCAAGGCCGCTGTCCGCGATCCTGATCCGGTGCTGTTCTTCGAGAACAAGAAGTGCTACAAGCTGATCAAGGGAGATGTGCCGGAAGGCGACTACACGGTGCCGATTGGTGAAGCGAATCTGCTGCGTGAAGGCAGCGATATTACGGTGATCGGGTATAGCCTGCCGCTGCATTTTGCGATGCAGGCTGCTGAGGAGCTGGAGAAGGAGCATGGCCTCACCGCGCATATCCTGGATCTGCGCACCCTCCAGCCGCTGGACCGCGAGGCGATTATTGCCGCTGTCCGGCAGACCGGCAAGGTGCTGATTGTCCATGAGGACAACAAGACCGGAGGCATCGGCGCTGAAGTGGCGGCGATCATCGCCGAGCATTGTCTCTTCGACCTCGATGCGCCAATCTTCCGCCTGTGCGGACCCGATGTCCCGGCGATGCCGATCTCACCGCCGATGGAGAAATTCTTCCTGCTCAGCAAGGACAAGGTGAAGGCTGAGATGCTGCGTCTGGCGCAGTACTAA
- a CDS encoding thiamine pyrophosphate-dependent dehydrogenase E1 component subunit alpha encodes MESQGTVDTVNRHKQLGLTDGQVIDMYRFMQLGRKYDERSLLLQRAGKINFHVSGIGQEAAQVAAAFALDRENDYFLPYYRDYAFVLSVGMTTRELMLSVFAKAEDPNSGGRQMPGHFGSKRLRIVTGSSPVTTQVPHAAGFALAAKMQKKKFVSFVTFGEGSSNQGDFHEACNFAGVNKLPMIIFCQNNQYAISIPAHKQLGGKVSDRALGYGFPGVRVDGNDPLEVYRVVKEARERALAGEGPTLIEAMMYRLSPHSTSDNDLAYRTQEEVDENWAKDGIAAFRTYLTGLGLWSDEQERDLAAEYNLELKEAITYAENAPFPKPEDTLLHVYDESGLKGGA; translated from the coding sequence ATGGAATCCCAAGGTACTGTAGACACCGTTAACAGACATAAGCAGCTTGGACTCACAGACGGCCAGGTTATCGATATGTACAGATTCATGCAGCTCGGACGGAAATATGATGAGCGCAGTCTGCTGCTGCAGCGTGCGGGCAAGATCAATTTCCATGTATCCGGCATCGGGCAGGAGGCGGCACAGGTCGCGGCGGCATTTGCACTGGACCGGGAGAATGACTATTTCCTGCCCTATTACCGGGACTATGCGTTTGTCCTCTCTGTCGGAATGACCACGCGCGAGCTGATGCTCTCCGTCTTCGCGAAGGCGGAAGATCCCAACAGCGGCGGCCGGCAGATGCCGGGCCACTTCGGCAGCAAGCGCCTGCGGATTGTAACGGGCTCAAGCCCGGTCACGACCCAGGTTCCGCATGCGGCAGGCTTCGCGCTGGCGGCGAAGATGCAGAAGAAGAAGTTCGTCTCCTTCGTGACCTTCGGGGAAGGCTCCAGCAACCAGGGGGATTTCCATGAAGCGTGTAACTTTGCCGGTGTGAATAAGCTGCCTATGATTATTTTTTGCCAGAACAATCAGTATGCGATCTCGATTCCTGCCCACAAGCAGCTTGGCGGCAAGGTCAGTGACCGGGCGCTGGGCTACGGCTTCCCGGGTGTCCGGGTGGACGGCAATGATCCGCTGGAGGTGTACCGTGTGGTGAAGGAGGCCCGGGAACGTGCGCTTGCCGGTGAAGGCCCAACCTTGATTGAAGCGATGATGTACCGCCTGTCGCCGCACTCCACCTCGGATAACGATCTGGCTTACCGGACGCAGGAAGAAGTCGATGAGAACTGGGCAAAAGACGGCATCGCCGCGTTCCGCACCTATCTGACCGGACTCGGTCTGTGGAGTGACGAGCAGGAGCGTGATCTGGCTGCCGAATATAATCTTGAACTGAAAGAGGCTATAACCTACGCGGAGAATGCGCCGTTCCCGAAACCGGAAGATACGCTGCTGCATGTCTACGATGAATCCGGCCTGAAGGGGGGCGCTTAA
- the lpdA gene encoding dihydrolipoyl dehydrogenase has translation MTMTCDVAILGGGTGGYVAAIRAAQLGKSVVVIEMDKLGGTCLHRGCIPSKSLLRSAEVLAEINESESYGIETTGTKLVFPKVQQRKEAVVEQLHQGVQYLMRKHKIQVLKGKGRIIGPSIFSPRSGAVAVELENGEMETVVSTNLIIATGSRPRVLPGLVPDGKVILSSEEALTLEELPASIIIVGGGVIGVEWASMLADFGVQVTVVEAAGQLLPQEDEEVARELLRLLKKRGVRVLTGTTVDAETCTVSETGITIEARKGEQSQSLSADKLLVSVGRVANIENLGLENTDIRFDTGVIAVNTNMQTGEPHIYAIGDCIGGLQLAHAASHEGIRAVNHLAGEALHPYEAHLVPRCVYTRPEVASVGYTEKEAKELGRETVTGKFPFSAIGKAIVYGMKDGFVKVVADAKNGDILGVQMIGPHVTDLIGEAALAQVLDATPWEVGEAIHAHPTLSEVLGEAMLAVDGRAIGF, from the coding sequence ATGACAATGACCTGTGATGTGGCGATACTTGGGGGAGGCACCGGCGGTTATGTGGCAGCGATCCGCGCTGCGCAGCTGGGCAAATCCGTTGTCGTTATTGAAATGGACAAGCTGGGCGGAACCTGCCTGCACCGCGGCTGTATTCCCAGCAAATCACTGCTGCGCAGTGCAGAGGTATTGGCTGAAATCAACGAGAGCGAAAGCTACGGTATAGAGACTACGGGCACCAAGCTGGTGTTCCCCAAAGTGCAGCAGCGCAAGGAAGCGGTAGTGGAGCAGCTTCATCAGGGGGTGCAGTATCTGATGCGCAAGCACAAGATTCAGGTGCTGAAGGGCAAAGGCCGGATCATCGGGCCTTCGATCTTCTCCCCGCGAAGCGGCGCAGTGGCTGTAGAACTGGAGAATGGAGAGATGGAGACTGTGGTCTCTACGAATCTTATCATTGCTACCGGCTCGCGTCCGCGTGTTCTGCCGGGCCTGGTGCCCGACGGCAAGGTGATTCTGAGCAGTGAGGAAGCGTTGACGCTTGAGGAGCTGCCGGCCTCGATTATTATTGTGGGCGGCGGGGTAATCGGAGTGGAGTGGGCATCCATGCTGGCTGATTTCGGAGTGCAGGTGACGGTCGTCGAGGCAGCCGGGCAGCTGTTGCCGCAGGAGGATGAAGAAGTGGCCCGCGAGCTGCTGCGTCTGCTGAAGAAACGCGGAGTCCGGGTGCTCACCGGAACAACGGTGGATGCCGAGACCTGCACAGTGTCGGAGACAGGGATTACGATTGAAGCCCGCAAGGGGGAGCAGAGCCAGAGTCTATCGGCGGATAAGCTGCTCGTATCCGTGGGACGCGTGGCGAACATCGAGAATCTCGGACTGGAAAATACAGACATCCGCTTCGATACAGGTGTCATTGCGGTGAATACCAATATGCAGACAGGTGAACCGCATATCTATGCGATTGGCGATTGTATCGGCGGTCTGCAGCTGGCTCATGCCGCCAGCCATGAGGGCATCCGTGCCGTTAACCATCTGGCGGGTGAAGCGCTCCATCCGTATGAAGCGCATCTGGTTCCCCGCTGTGTCTATACACGGCCGGAAGTGGCAAGTGTCGGTTACACAGAGAAGGAAGCGAAGGAGCTCGGCCGTGAGACGGTGACCGGCAAATTCCCGTTCTCCGCCATCGGCAAAGCCATTGTCTACGGCATGAAGGACGGCTTCGTGAAGGTGGTGGCTGACGCGAAGAACGGGGATATCCTCGGCGTGCAGATGATCGGCCCGCATGTGACCGATCTGATCGGCGAAGCGGCGCTGGCCCAGGTGCTGGACGCCACGCCTTGGGAGGTCGGGGAGGCCATCCATGCCCATCCGACGCTGTCGGAGGTACTGGGTGAGGCGATGCTGGCGGTGGATGGAAGAGCAATCGGATTCTAG
- a CDS encoding DUF2627 domain-containing protein, whose amino-acid sequence MKLLISRFIAILILVIPGLLAMTGFLMMKDDLFNYFAMHGDDTAVPEFAWLHFGGGLLLFLAGMTFLGGWILARDRKKNYVGPRFREKQQTQQPPSSEARS is encoded by the coding sequence ATGAAACTGCTGATTTCACGCTTCATTGCCATCCTTATTCTGGTGATCCCCGGCCTCCTGGCGATGACGGGCTTCCTGATGATGAAAGATGATCTGTTCAACTATTTCGCGATGCATGGAGACGATACTGCTGTGCCGGAGTTCGCCTGGCTGCATTTCGGCGGCGGTCTGCTCTTATTCCTGGCCGGAATGACCTTCCTCGGCGGCTGGATTCTGGCCCGTGACCGCAAAAAGAACTACGTCGGCCCCCGCTTCCGGGAGAAGCAGCAAACGCAGCAGCCCCCGTCCTCCGAAGCCCGCTCCTAA